A window of Rhipicephalus microplus isolate Deutch F79 chromosome X, USDA_Rmic, whole genome shotgun sequence genomic DNA:
TTTACGTAAATTGTAGAGAAGTTCGGAAAGCTCAGAGTTATCTTCGTAGGTATCTCACCCCTGTCTTCGCTTGACGACTCGAAAGTGAAACCATGGTAGTGCGGTTCTTTCGCAGTGAACACAGACATGGCGTTTCAAAGAAACGCCACTTTCGATTCACTCAGGCGAACGCCTCTAGTTTTTGCTCTTGCTCACCGGGTTTTTACAGGGTTATTACTGCATGGCATTTCTCTTGGATATACAGTGTTTGATATCTTCATAAAACTTccctttgcagaaaaaaaagtcggCCAGTTATTCCTCGGACCCCTAGACGGCTCAGAGTTGGTCCTCGAAAGTGCGACGCTGAGCAAAGGAGTCTCGCAGCGCGTTCGGTTCGACGCTGCGTCTCTGTCTGGAACCCCACCTCCAAGGGTTGCTCTGGCATCGCAATACTTTGCTTGGGAAATCAAGCTGTGAGTAGCAGAGATTCAAGATCACTGGGTTCGTAAACGTTCGTGACTGCAGCTGTCACCACGTGACCACCTGTTTCTTGTTCAGTTATTGGTTTGGTTGTGGCAATTTGAACCTTGCCAGTTATGTAAAGCTGTATTACATATCTGAAGCTGGTGAGGGGCTCCTTGCTTGAGGTGGCCGTCGCGGCGGTGGCATCATTGACGGCGTCTGCTCGGCCCTGGAAGCCCCCGAATCGCCTATAGTGCGGCGCCTTGTTTCTGGTATTTTCGTTTCGTTTTGTTTACTTATTTGAAGAAAAAGACCGTCAACACCATCATTTCGCTTATTTGTTTTTCACGACCCCACTCATCTTGTCACGTGACCTGTGAAACTTCTACTTCtatactagtagtagtagtaatagtaatagtagtagtggtaatagtaatagtagtagtagtagtagtagtagtagtagtagttgttgttgttgttgtagttgttgttgttgttgtagacGACTACTAGAGAGGCCAGACTAAAAGCTCGTTCACACCTGTGACTCACAGGTGTGAACAAGCTCCAACCCTATGTCAAATCCGACCGTCGCAAACCGTTGCGACGGTCGCAGTTGACTGCTTAATTTTGTCGCAAAGCAACCGCATGGGCTCAGCCACTCGCGGCTCGGTTTTTCGCTTTCGTGACTGCGGTCGCACACGCTTGAAGCAGTCCTATGAGCAGGCACAGGACGTCAACTtaatttacaaagaaaaaagaaagcaatacaACCCATTTACGAGTAGACGGTCATTCAGTATGGCGAAGAAAATTCACTGCGGTGAAGTCGCATGCATGTCACCACGAATCACTTTTTGGTGCTATAGTTGGAAGTGTGAATGAGCTTTAAGATAGTTTAGCGAGTTGAGAAATGCTGCGCTTTTTCCTGACTTGAAAGTGTGGCGCTATACTGCGCCAATTTGGTGACCGTTCTTGTTTGAAGCTGTTGCTATTTTGACTGTTTTCGCAGGCGCCAAAGTTGCAAAATGGCGGACAAGCCTGACCCATCCCCAGACTTCTCCAGGAAGGAAGTGCTCAAGAAGCGCACAGACCTATGCATGAACCTTCTCGAAAATCGACGGGCCAGCTTCGAGCGATGGCCATTAACCAGTTCGGATTGCCTCTGTACACCAGAGAAGATGGCGGAAGCCGGTTTCTACTTCTGCGCTACAAAGGAGGAACGAGACCTTGTGCGCTGTTACGTATGTTTCAAAGAATACATGGCTTGGAACCCGAATGAGGATCCATTCCAGGAGCACGCCCGCTCGACAAATTGTGCATTTGTTCGTATGGGAAAGAAGGCAGAAGAGCTGACAGTGAAGGACGTGTTGGACTTGGAAAAGGAACGAGCCAAGAACAGGGCGCGCTTGCTGGCGGAAATGTATTACGCCGAATTGGACGATGCGAAGCGCAAAGTCATGGAAGAATTGGACAAGCTTCAGCACAAGAAGCAATGAGATCGGAACTGCTTCTGCACCGGGCCCTCCGGTAGCTCGCTCACTGTTTGAACAGAGCTCCGCCGAACATCCCCTCTAAATGGCTGAAATAAACTTATGGGACACCCCAACAAAGTTTGTATTAACTGGCCTGTACAGCTGGTAATGTGGGTGCTCTGTAAAAACCATTTTCACCCATAATGATGGCACTCGCGAAAAAATATAAacaaatttggcagatcccaccgcATTTGGGAATCTTTTTCTTGCGATGGAGTCGGCGGGTAAATGTCTATGCTGAATTTTTGCCATGGCAcgaatgtgaatgttttttttttaattttcagtgCAGTAGTTGTGTACACATCGTGGTTTTACGAGAACGTCGACTACGTTAGTAATCGTTACAAATATGTCGGTATTACCCAACGAACTGCATTTTACGGCGCGATGATGCGGACATCATACGTAACTTAACTTTCTTTCGCGTATTTTTCTGGGACAAAGAAACGATGAAATGAAGCTTACAATCACAGGGATAAAAAAGTAATTACTCTGCTATAAAAGCGTTGCACACACTGGAACCACATGGGGCGTTAACCCGACCACATGCCCATATCACAGGAGTGCATATGTGCTGTTTATTCTTTGATTATGAGATGTCGAGAAGTATGCAACCGCGGCTGACATTCCACCGGCATTACACCTGCATATGGGCTGTTTTTCCAAAGACTGGCGTGGCTCCGGTGGTATACCCGACTGCCACGCAGATGTGTAGGTCCGATTCCTGCAGGTttccccatttttattctttgcattcctcTCGTCAACGCTGCCGATGATTTCTTAATGTACTCATTTATACTA
This region includes:
- the LOC119162094 gene encoding uncharacterized protein LOC119162094, with the protein product MAFQRNATFDSLRRTPLVFALAHRVFTGLLLHGISLGYTVFDIFIKLPFAEKKVGQLFLGPLDGSELVLESATLSKGVSQRVRFDAASLSGTPPPRVALASQYFAWEIKLRQSCKMADKPDPSPDFSRKEVLKKRTDLCMNLLENRRASFERWPLTSSDCLCTPEKMAEAGFYFCATKEERDLVRCYVCFKEYMAWNPNEDPFQEHARSTNCAFVRMGKKAEELTVKDVLDLEKERAKNRARLLAEMYYAELDDAKRKVMEELDKLQHKKQ